The stretch of DNA TAAGGTAAAGGAAACATGATGACTGTCCGGGACTCCTGGACGGTATTATAGCCGTCATGGACTGTCACAGTATATGTTGTGGTATCAGATAAGGGTTTCGTCCATGTTGTATCGGAATTGGGTGAATGAACATCCTGTGCGGGGGACCATGAAATGGTATAATACCCTTCGTTTCCACCATATGGAAAGGCAATCAGCAACGTTGAATCACCTCTGCATACTGCCGTATCGGCGGAATAAGGATTGGCTCCCAGAGGACCTCCAGATAAGTTGACAACGACTGTATCGTAATTTATACAGCCGAAGCCATCCTCACCTTTGAGAACGAATACCTGAGGGGCGTAAAGGTTTGTCGTGTAAGGACCGGGGACATTGGGCCAACCGGCAATGAATGCAGTAGGTTCCCAATGATATCCATACGGAGGACCATTACTGCCTGTGACTGTGCCGATAAGCGGAGTGGCTGTTCCATATGGGATAAGCCAATCAGTGCCGGCATTAACAATGGGTAATGGTTTTACTGTCACCGTTACTGTTTTATTGACCTGGTTGTAGCCATCGTAAATGATGACTGTATAAGTTGTAGTTATAGAAGGCCAGACCTTTGGATTCTGCGTATTTGTTGCAAATCCTGGTGGAATTGATGTCCATGAGAACGTATAATTTTCTGATCCGCCGGAGGGCAGGCAGCTTAATTGCGATGAGTCACCAAAACAAATGGTGTTGGGTTCGGCATAAGCATTGGCGCCGAGAGGGCCACCATAAATATGCACCAGGATTTCATCGGAGTCAACACAGGAATTATCGTCAGTGACTGTCAGTTCGAATAATGTGGAGGCCTTGAGAGCTATTGTAGTAGGTCTCGGAATATTCGCGACAACCAGTGAGTCATGAGGTTCCCAGGCATATTGGAGAGGTGGGGAACCCGAGGCGGTGGCTTCGCCAAATATAGTGGTGGTGTTATAGAGCAGGTTAATGTCGGTACCGGCATTAACAATGGGAAGGGCATTTACTGTCACCTGGAGAGGCGATGACGCATTCCCCGGTTCACCACAGGTATTGATACCCGCCACTGTGATGCTGGCAGTGCCGGAAAAGGCACTAGTCCAGTCAACGGTTGCCGATGTGGTTGTGCCGGATATGGTTCCGGCAGTGACAGGGGCAATGGCCCATTGATATGAAACAGCACCCGGCGTGCTGTTGGTCTGGTACTGTTTATTGTCACTATTCTGGCATATCTCAGCCGGACCTGTCGGCGTTTCCGGTGCAGAGGGCGGCTGAATTTGATTGATAGTTTGAATTGTGTCACCTTCGCAGCCATTATTTGTGGTAACTAAAAGGCTTACATTGTGGACTCCTTGTGTGGTGAAAGTATGTTGCGGATTCTTTGTCGTGGCTGTTCCTCCGTCACCAAAATTCCATTGCCATTCAACGACAGTACCGGCAACAGGATTTGAATTGTCATTGAATTGTGTCGGAGCACCAAAGCAATAAGGAATGTAGGTGAATTTAGCCACAGGCGCTGTCAGAATTTCAACGGTTTCTTCGGCAGTGTTATTCGTCGTTGCATATTGCAGGATCAATGATACAACATATTCCCCTGGCAGGGCATATTTATGTTTGGGATTCCAGGCAGGCGACTGGTTTCCGTCACCAAAGTTCCACGTCACCGACTCTACTCCTTCAAGACTTGATATAATAGTAAATTGTGTGCTGTCGCCATAACAGATATTAGAATAAGTAAAGGATGGCGGTGCGAAATATGACTGTATGAATGTGGGTAATCCCATGCGGCACACGTGTGCAGTTCCTTCCCATAAGGTAATACCATCATTAATGAAATGACATTCGACGCCTCCTATATTGGGATTGTTTATCACGCCAAGTTTCCCAAAGTCATAACGCGAAACATATATTTTCTGGTTTGGGCCCACCTGCAGTGCGCCTCTTCCATCTGAAGCAGTACTTGCCACAGTTGCCGTACCGATTCTGACCTTGGAATTCACAATGCTTGCTGAGTCACCAGCATAGGCGTTGAACTGGAATATACGCATTATGGTCAGCGTATCCAGGCTGGCTTCGGTAATGTATAAATAACGCGAATTGGGTGAGAACTCCACACCGTACGCCTTTGTGAAACTCCCCAGTGTAATCGGATTTGATACAACGCCGGTCTCATTATTAAAGTCAAACAACTGGTAATATCCATCAAATTCTACTGCCAGTGCCAGTTTCTGCCCATCGGGTGCGCCTTTTAGATAGCCCTGCGTATTATATCTGTTGCCACCATGATATCTGCCAACGGCTGACACTACTTTGTTTGCCGTATCAACACCATTTGCGGCGGTTACTTTGTAGGCTACGAATTCATTGGAAGGGTGCTCCGTGGTATCCTGGCCAACAATTTCCAGCCAGCGCCATTTATGAGTGATCACCCATATATCTTCATTGTTGCTGGCCTTCATGGCTGTCACTTTTTCAACGACAGGCGTTACAAGCTGCACATTTTTTTCTGTCACCTTACCCAATCCCCCTCCTTCGTTCATGTCAACAACGGAATATTGCAGACCGACCGGATCGCCCTGGTAAGGGACAGTGAAAATATAATAAAGATTAGCATACTGTGGCCGCGGCACGATAATACCCGATTGTGTTGACGACATGTGTCCTCCCAGTCCTGTACCGTTCAGCATCTCGGTGTTATTTTTATTCCACACTGTTGTCCCATCAGTATAAAACAGTAAGTTACCATCACTGTCAGAAATGGTGGCACATCCTTCAAAAGTGAGCATGGCACTGGTTATAATAGCTGAAGGAGGTATAGTGTTAAAGTCCATGCCAAGGTATTTGCCAAACATCCATACATTGGCCTCTTTCTGCTGGGCGAACGAATAAAATGTCAGAAAGATCAGGCAAAACAGAGAAAACAATATTTTTTTCAAGATGTTACCTCCCTCTTTTCTCCTACAAAGTTATAAATAGAAATAGATAAAATTCAAATTATCTGCCTAATTTTTAACCCAGGAAATGGCAAAGTGTGTTTCATTCGGTTTTTTATCGGATAAAATAAGCACCATCAATGTCATATTCGAAGACACACGGGCACCTGGTTAATAGCTGGTCTTCACATCCAGGGCGTCGCGCAATGCATTTCCTATCAGCATAAATGCCAGCACAGTGATCATGATGGCTATGCCGGGCAGAATGGCGAGGTAAGCTGAATCGAGAATGATATAGCTGTAATTTTCTTTGATCATTGTCCCCCAGGATGGTATGGGAGGTTGGACGCCTATTCCCAGAAAGCTTAATCCTGCCTCGATAAGAATGGCGGAGGCGAAATTTGCCGCTGTAATCACAATGACGGGAGCCATTACATTTGGCAGGATATGCCGTGTGATGATCCGTAAATTCCTGAAACCAAGGGCACGGCCGGCTTCAACGTACTCCTTTTCGCGTATGCTCATGATCTGCCCCCTGACTACGCGTGCCACTTCAACCCACATAGTCAGCCCCACAGCTACAAAAACCTGCCAGAATCCTTTACCCAATGCAAAAGTGATGGCGATGACCAGCAATAGCGTCGGTATCGACCATACCACATTGATGATCCAAACGATAAGTGAATCTACACGTCCCCTGAAAAAGCCGGCAAGGGAACCCAGCACTATACCAATCAGAAGAGATATGAAAACGGAAATGAATCCCACTGAAAGACTGACTCTGGTGCCGATCATCAGCTCACTAAGCATATCACGGCCATAACGATCTGTGCCAAGGAGAAAGCTTCTTTTAATTATCCGTTCCTGAAGGACTTTATTTTTCATCTCTTCCAGTGATTCCCTGTGCATATTCCCTAGGACATCCTTGAAAACTAACTGATTCCCGTCCCTGATGATCTTATCATCGATGGAAAGTGGATAAAGTACATCAGCCATATCAAATGTTCTCTCGGGGGCGACTTCACCCGGAATATCTGAGAATTCACTGATTATGATATACTGACCATCAAATCTATACCGGATGAAGGGCACGCAGGTATATGTACGTTTTTGGCCATAGAACATCCTTTTAAGGAAATTGGTCTTTTCAGGTTTTTCGTTTTTTTCGACTTTAAGCATATTCACCGTGAATCCGGGTTTCTTTGCCGACAGCTCAATGAATTGCTCATTGGCAAAAGGGGTAGGATCGGGAGTGATCCAATATCCAAGAACAGCTATGATGCCAGCAACTATTATGATGACCATGGATCCTATGGCCAGGTTATTCTTCAGTAGCTTACGCAAGGCCAGTTTGGATAAAGAACCAGAGCTGATATATTTCTTTTTGCGTAGGAACATGAATGCCTAATATTTTTTAACAAAGCTAAGTATTTTAAATAAATGGCTTTAAGTTACAAGTTACAAGTTACAAGTTGCAGGTTGCAGGTTGTGAGAAGTAATATAGTAAATGCTCCCCATTCAACCAAGTGCTTACAACTTGTGACTTGTAACCTGCAACTTGTAACACGCAACTTGTAACCTGCAGCTCTTTTATTTTAGCCACATGCATTTTTTCCCCAAAGATTTATTATTTTTGCAGCCTTCATGGTGGATGTAGCTCAGCTGGTTAGAGCACTGGACTGTGGATCCAGTTGTCGTGGGTTCGACTCCCATCATCCACCCCACATACTTCAGGGCAGGGTGTAATTCCCGACCGGCGGTATAGTCCGCGACTCCCGATATGATTAAAATCAGATTGGGACTGACCCGGTGCAACTCCGGAACCGACAGTAAAGTCTGGATGGAAGAAGTGTTATAAATGAGCAGGAATCAATAATTAATAATTATTGGATCCTGAATTATAGATTTTATTTAAAAGCCCTGGAGTGTATCCGGGGTTTTTTTTTATGAATACTACTTTTAAAACTTTTGATGATGAGCAGGATAAGCAGAATACCTAAAATGCCGGGCTTGATAGTTTGTTTTATGATTGCGGTGCTCTTCTCTTACGCACAGGGTGTTGCCACAGGGACTATAACAGATATGAAAACCGGTCAGCCTGTCCCCGGGGTGTCGGTGCATCTTAAGTCCGGTGGAACAGCTACTGCCACTGATATTGAAGGGAGATTCAGCATAACGGTTCCCATTGGTCGGCAAGTTCTGGTCCTTTCATTCATCGGGTATAAACCTGTTGAAATTCTCCTGAATCTTAAAGACAATGAAACAAAAGAGTTGGGTGAAATTGGCATCGCCGCGGATATCATTGAGCTGAAAGGCGTAAACATCATCTCTTCCTTTGCTCAGGAGAGGAAAACACCTATTGCCATGTCAACAATAAAAGCGATGATGATTGAGAAAGAGCTGGGTAATCAGGATTATCCGGCCATCATGAAAATGATGCCTGGTATTTATGTGACGCGTGAGGGAGGAGGTACAGGTGATGACCGTCTGTCTGTCAGGGGTTTCCAGCAGGAAAATGTGGCTCTCCTGCTGAATGGCGTACCTGTGGGTAGTGTAGAAAATGGCCTCGTCTATTGGTCTAACTGGACGGGTCTTGCCGATGCCACGCAAACCATACAGGTTCAGAAAGGCCTCGGCGCTTCGAACGTGGCATTGAACTCGGTAGGAGGTACCATTAATATCATCACCAAAACAACTGAAAGTGAAAAGGGAGGAGCACTTAAAGTGTCATTTACCGACTATGGAAATTATAAGGCCATGTTAAGCTTGTCGACCGGAAGGCTGAATGGGGGTTATGCGGTTACTTTTCTCGGCACACGAATCAAAGGCCCCGGCTATGTGGATGCAACGTATGTGGATGCATGGTCATATTTTCTTTCTGTCAGCAAGGAATTCGGCAGGAACCATAAATTGGTTTTTACCGGTATGGGATCTCCGGAACGGCATGGTCAGAATGTTTATAAAATGTCAGTGGAAGAATATAATAAATACGGAAACAAATTTAACTACGATTGGGGGAGCTATAACGGTAAAATCAATAATCTCACCGAGAATTTTTATCATAAACCGCAATTGAACCTGAATCACTATTGGAACATATCCGACCGTTCGTTCCTGGCGACGTCGGTCTATTTTTCATATGGCACTGGTGGGGGAAAATGGTCGGAAAGCTTCTATAGTCCATCCATATTCACTTTCCGGAATCCCTCTAACCAGGTTGACTGGGATGCAGTGTACCAGGAGAATGTCACAAATCAGGATTCCACCAAGTTGGCTAATGGTCAATATGTAACCGGATATTCCAAATATATTCAGACTCATTTCCTTGCCGATCATTACTGGGCAGGATTATTATCGACTTACAAGCATGATTTTGGCAGCCGGTTCAACCTGATGACCGGAATCCATGTCAGGCATTTCAAATCACGGCTGTATGAAAAAGTACAGGATCTTCTCGGAGGGCAGTATTGGATAGAGGATTATGCATGGGCTGTGGATGGCGTTGCCGATAGAAATGAGATCAAGACCATTGGTGATGTGATCAAGCTGGACAATGGCGCCATTATCAGTTATGCCGGTGCATTTGGGCAATTGGAATATTCCGGTGATGTTATATCTGCGTTTATCGCCGGCACTATTTCCAATACTTGGTACCAGCGCGAAGACAGGTATAACTATATATCCAACATCAAAAGCGAGCAAGTGACTCGCGGCGGCTTTGATGTCAAAACCGGAATAAATTATAATATTAACTCGTCACACCGTGTTTTCCTGAATACCGGCTATTATTCAAAAGAACCCTATTTCAAGTTCATTTTCGTCAACTTTTCCAACACGGTTGCGCAGAATATTAAAAATGAAAAGATAACTGCTATTGAAATGGGTTATGGATATCATGGAAAGAATGTCACTCTCGGTATTAATGGCTACTATACTTACTGGAAGGACAAATCCCTGTTGTCGAATGAGAACATCCCCTTGTCCGACAGCACTATGACAAGAGCTATGATCAGGGGACTGGATGCATTGCACAAGGGTATTGAATTGGAGTTGAGTACCCGGCCATTCAGGTTCCTGGATGCCGGAGCTACGCTATCTCTCGGCAACTGGAAATGGAAGAACAATGTCATTGCAGAGCTTTATAATGAAGATGATGTACTCATTGACACCACCGAAGTATACGCTGACGGGCTTTATGTTGGTGGTGCTCCCCAGACTCAGTTAGGCATATTTGCCGGTATCGGAATAACCCCTGATCTGAACCTGAAAATAAATTGGCTCTATTATAACCGGTTATGGGCCGACTTTGATCCTGCCCTTCGCAATAACCCTGATGATCACCGGCAGCCATATCGTCTTCCGCGATATTCTGTCGTTGACATCCTGCTAAATTATCATTTTACAATTGGAAAGCAGGATGCCTCTTTCGAAGCAGGATGCTACAATGTTCTCGGAAAAGAATATATTCTGAGGGGTGAAGATGGCCCAAACCACGATGAAGCCGGTTTCAGAGGATTCTGGTCGTTTGGAAGGACGTTTAATTTCGGTATGAGGGTCGAATTTTAATCGGAGGTTTGTCATGCCGGTTTTTATATCCCTGTAAATTTGCTGGAACAGTTACTCCTGTATAAAAGATACCTATCTTTGCCGGATGCAATACAGTTACCAGCATATAGCCAGGTTATCCGGTTCCCTTCTTTTTCTGACATTCTTGTTATCGGTTATTATCTGCCAGGCGCAGCCTCATTTTCCTGATTCAACTGAAATATACAGGGATAATGTTGTTCCCCGCATTGATATTCTGATTCATCCTGATTCACTGGCCATCATTTATGAAGATCTTGAGAACGATCATGAATTTCCTGCCACTTTTATCTTTAACAATGGAATGTTGTACGATACAGTTGATCAGATCGGCTTCAGGTTGCGCGGTAACACATCACGCTATGCCAAAAAGAAATCTTTCAAGGTTTCCTTTAATACTTATCACCAGGGTCGGAAGTTTCAGGGGTTGGAAAAAATGAACCTGAACAGTGAACATAATGATCCTTCCATCATCCGCGCAAAACTGTGCTGGAATATCTTACGGAAAATGGAGATAGCCTCACCCAATGCCAATCATGTGGAAGTTTACATTAATGGCAACTATTACGGACTATATATTAGTGTGGAAAATGTCGATGAAACGTTTGTCGGGTCACGTTTTGGCAATAATGACGGAAACCTATACAAATGCCTGTGGCCTGCTGACCTGACATGGCTTGGGGATAACCCGGATGACTATAAATTTGTTATTGATGGCAGGAGGGCTTATGAACTGTCGATAAATAAAGAGGAAGACGATTACACCGACCTGCGGGATTTCATCAAAGTACTTCATTTTACATCTGACGAAGAGTTTGAATGTGCTATTGAAGAGATTTTTAATGTGTATGATTACCTGAAGATTATGGTCTTCGAAATACTCAGCGGCCACTGGGATGATTATATATACAATAAGAATAACTTTTACCTGTATCATAATACAGCTACCGGAAAGTTCGAGTTTATCCCGTATGATCTGGACAACACTTTTGGTATCGACTGGTTTAACATTGACTGGGGCACCCGGAGTATTTACGAATGGGGCCCTGCAGAATCCCGTCCATTATTCGACAGGATAATGGCTGTGCAGAAATTCCGTGATCAGTTTTCCTTTTATATGTCACAAACTCTTCAGCATATCTGGAATCCTATTGTGTTTTATCCTGAAATAGATCAGATACGCCAATTAATTTCACCTTATGTGATAGATGATCCCTACTATCCACAGGATTATGGTTATACATATTCTGATTTTTTAAACTCCTATAACCAGCCATTAGGCGGCCATGTCAAATATGGTTTGAAACCCTATATTCTTACACGCTTTAACACAGCTTCAGGGCAGGTGATCCAGAACAATATAATTCCTGTTATCAAATATATCCGGCATAACGGGCCCAGTGTCTACCAGTATGTTCTTTTTCGTGCATTTGCCGAAGATGATGGTGATGGCCTGAGTGTAAATGCCCGATATACTGTTGATGAAGGTATATACCAGATTCTGCAACTTTTTGATGATGGTCAGCATTTTGACGGTGGCGCTGGCGACAGGATCTATGGTAACTACCTGGAGGGTTTCAGTGAGCCAACCCAGATCCGCTTTCAAATACAGGCAACAGATCTGACAGGAAAAACAAACCTGCTGCCTTGTGAACCAGTTCTCATAGATATTGCAACTTACCAGCCGCCCCTGCTTTATATCAATGAATTCATGGCCAACAATGATTCAACGATTGCCGATGAGTCGGGGGAATTTGAAGATTGGTTGGAAATTTATAACGGCGACACCGAATCTCTGTGGCTTGGTGATAAATACATGAGCGACAGCCTTGAAAATCCTTTAATGTGGCCGATGCCTGAGATATTCCTTGATCCAGGTGCATTTATTCTCATCTGGGCAGATAATTCCCCTGAAGAGGGATTATTTCATACGAAATTCAAACTCAACAAGGCAGGGGAGGAGATCACCATTTTTGATGCACCTTCACTCGGTTCTCCCATTATTGACAGGATAACATACGGCCCTCAGGAATCCGATATTTCTTATGGCCGCGAAATCGACGGCAGTGCAGTGTGGAAATCTTTTAGCCTGCCAACACCGGGCTATTCCAATACATCCAATGGTATCAATGATCTGCCAGGCCATGGAACCACACTGAAGGTCTATCCGAATCCATGTACGACAGGGAAGCTGTATTTTGATACACCTGTCAGTATTTGCCTATATGACCTTTACGGCAGGTTGGTTCTGGAGAGCAAAAAAATAAAACAACTAGACCTAAGTTCCTTCAGGCCTGGTATTTATATCTTAATGACCGAAGAAGGTCAGTTTGCAAAGATTATCTTGCCGGTTTCGGGTTTCTGATTGACGATCAGCCGGTAGAAGTACACACCGGCATCTACTTTCCCGTCATCATCCTTTCTTCCGTCCCAATATATGATCTGACTTCCGGTGATGGCGTTTTCATTCAATAGCAGTCTGACCCTTCTTCCCATCAAATCATATATTTCCAATCTAACATTGGCCATTCCTTCGATCTTTATCTCAAAATTCACACCGCCTGCAGTGGGATTTGGAAATATAGTCAGCAGTCGGCAGTCGGCAGTGCATGATAGATGATTTTCGTTGTCAATACCGGTATTTAAATCCGGTTTAGCAAGCTTGATATCTGTATAAAGCCTGTATTCGCCGTGTTGCAGAGTTATAGGACTTTGTACATCGGTCACCGTGATCGAATCCCTTGTGAAATATTCATACCAGGTGCCTGTATGCTGAAAATTGGGATCTGCTGATCCATCTGTCAGGCCAAAGTTGCCCAGGATGGTAAGTGACATTGGCACATCGGTGATGTTTATCCGTTTCATGGCACCCGACAGGGAAAGTGTAAAATTGGAGCTTTCAAATACTTTTTGCTCTTTTTTTAAAGCTATAAGTGTGGCAAAAACATCATGCAGATATTTTCTTCGCCACTCACCATAGTAATCCCATCGCACTGGTTTTAGTCCAAGCCGTCCATTATAATCTATCGAATAATCATAGCCAAGCTCTCCAAACTGCCACATCATTTTAGGACCCGGTATGGTAAAGAAAAACAGTGCGTCCAGTTCGGTTCTCTGCAGTGCAGTGGCTGTATCTTTAATTTGGTATTCACCTGATGAGTTACCCCAGGTGATATTTTTATACATCATCCGTTCTTCATCATGGCTCTCCATATACACCACGGCATGTGGTTCATTCCATCCTCTTGCCTTATAGGATGCCCATGAAAAGTCGGAGTTATTCATCCAGCCCATTGATGACTGTGTATAAGGACCATTTTCATTACCCCAAAGCAGCATACCGTAATTGGCAAGGATTTTTTCCTCGTCATTATCGGCAAAATGTTCCAGGATGACAAAAGCATCAGATTTCGCCTGCCATATGGAATCGGCAATACGTTTTAGTATTGTTATCCGTGACGTATCCAAATGACCCCACTCTGCAGTGTTTCCAAGCGTGTTTTTCTGGGTAAAACCCTTTGACAGGTCAAACCTGAATCCATCGGCATGATATTCGTTGAGCCAGAATTTCACTACTCGGTCAACAAACCGTCTGGTGTCGACACTTTCATGGTTCATATCATACCCTACATTATAATCATGCTTTGGTATAGGATTAAACCATGGACTGTTGGCTGTGGGCCGGTTATTTTGTTTGTCCCAATACAGCATGACCATTGGTGACTGCCCGAAGGAATGGTTCAGTACAATGTCGAAAATGACGGCAATGCCCTTTGAGTGACAAATGTCGATGAGATCTTTTAGTTTATCCTTGGGTCCGTAATACTTATCTACAGCAAAATAATAGGAGGGATTATATCCCCAGCTGATATTGCCTTCGAACTCCATCACAGGCATCAGTTCAATGGCATTAACACCAAGTGTTTTCAGATAGTTAAGCGTATCGATGATGGCCTGAAAGGTATGATTGGTGGTGAAGTCCCTGACCAGGAGTTCATAGATCACCAGGTCAATGATGTGTGGAGAGGTAAAACCTGTGGTTTCCCACTGGTAGGGTTGCAGTGCTGTCTGGAAAACTGTTGCAATGCCTTGTGTCTTACCTTCAGGATAGGAAATGAGACCGGGATATATATCTGCTGTTATGTACTTGTCATTCCAGGGATCGCTGACTTTCTCTGCATAGGGATCCCCAATCATTAACTCTCCATCGACAAAATACTGAAAAATATATTCTTTTGAAGGAACCAGGTGGTTTAAGCGGATCCAGTAACGTGAGCTGTCGGGAGTTTTATACATATAATTAAATGTATCAACTTCCCAGTCACTGAAGTCGCCGACAGCAAAAACATAATCCTTATAAGGAGCATACAGGCAAAGGATGACGGTGCTGTCATCGACATAATTTATTCCCTCAGTGATACCTGCGGGCAAAGAGTTGATGATGGCAGGCTGCCTTACAAAATAATAGAAGGAGTCCGCCACAAAGCCAGTGTCGTTCGAAGCCATGACCTTTACATAGTATTTACCATAGTTGTCTGCGAACAGTGAGTCGGTGATGGTATTGCCCGCCACTTTTTTTAAAAGATTATCATTGACGTAAAGAGCCATAGAATCAGCGCCTATGGCAGTGGCCTGGACCGGAATAGTGTCGAATGGAACAGCGATGATAGCATATTTATCGGGAATCACAATTGAAACGTTCAATCCCGGTTCATAAACGTTTACAAAGATATCGCCTCCTGTTTCTGTTTTACCTTCGAGCCACTGTCCTCCGACCTGTGCTGCGCTGCGGAAAACAAAGGCCATTTGGAGTATTTTCTCGCCGCCTGGCACGTCATAATAAGCCTGAACTGACGGCGTAATGTTTAGCTGATATAGGTTTGGGGTAATACGTGTCATAAGGCATTTGGGAATATTTACACCCCAGTCTGCCTGAACATACTTCCAGTCGGTGGAGGAGGTGCTCTGATCGGTGATGACGCCTGTATGGGCATAAACATCACCGGTATATCCTTCCAGGCCGCCACTGCCCTGTGTAGCGTCGAAGGTGATGATGACAGCGTCGCTGACTGTGGGGAAGGCAGGCTCAGATATCACCACCTGAGCGCCGGACATGAATGACAGTGTCATAAATAACATGAAAGATACCAGGTACCAGGAACCAGGTCGCAGGTATCCCGACTTTGTATGGATTTCGCTCAGCTTCGCCTCGCTCAACCTGCAACCTGCAACCTGCAACCTGTAACCTCTTTTCATTAATATCCCGGATGATATGTTTAATAGAATCTTTTTCATCTGTTTCATTTATCAAATTGAAAATCTAATGGAATCAGGTGCAAATTTAACATTATTCATGGAATCCGGTCTACCATAATGGCGTCCCTAACGGGACTATGGATATTATTTATGGTTGGTGGGAGGGGAGGTTCTGTCCGGAAAATGATTATATTTACATGATATCTCATTTAGCTATAAGAAATAATGAAACAGCTTTTAATTATCGTTTGCGTTTTCCTTGTTTTTTATTCTTCTGCCCAGGACAGCCTGCGTTTTATTTCAGGCACAACTGGTGCGGCCTGCCAGGCTGTCAAATATCATAATGGTTACCTCTATGCAGGCACCGGATCGACACTCCGGGTTTATGATGCCACGACTCCTGTTCCTTTCGAGATGACATTTGAATACAGGTATAAATCAGTCATCATGGATATTCTTGTCAATGATGATTTTTTATATGTGGCTGCAAATTACGATGGTATGACAAAATGGGATCTGAATGAACCCTCAGCGCCTTCAAAGGTCTATGACATCCTTTGCGATGACGGAGGCTTGCCGATGCTGGATGTCTCGATTTCCGGTGACACCATTTTTCTGACGCGATTTAAAAAAATGTCAGCCTATATCGACTATGGTGAATCTTTTAGCAAGCTGGGTGATTTTGGATTTGTCAGCGGAACAGCGCGGCTTTATGGCGCTGATATTAAAAATGGTATCTGTGCTTATTCCGTTGCTGATGTGTTAAGCACTCAGAATGGCGTTTATCTTTACCGAACCTCCGATTTTTCATTTTTAAGCCGTTTTGTCCAGAGCTATTGCTGGCCTGAAAATGTGATATGGGGCAAAAACAATGATGTGCTTCATGTCATGGGTGGAACCAATACTGTAAACGGATACTTTTACAGTCTGGATATATCGAACATCTCTTCACCGCAAATGATCTTTTCCGATACCATCCTCGGTATGCCATTTGGTTTTGCC from Bacteroidota bacterium encodes:
- a CDS encoding alpha-amylase family glycosyl hydrolase, giving the protein MKKILLNISSGILMKRGYRLQVAGCRLSEAKLSEIHTKSGYLRPGSWYLVSFMLFMTLSFMSGAQVVISEPAFPTVSDAVIITFDATQGSGGLEGYTGDVYAHTGVITDQSTSSTDWKYVQADWGVNIPKCLMTRITPNLYQLNITPSVQAYYDVPGGEKILQMAFVFRSAAQVGGQWLEGKTETGGDIFVNVYEPGLNVSIVIPDKYAIIAVPFDTIPVQATAIGADSMALYVNDNLLKKVAGNTITDSLFADNYGKYYVKVMASNDTGFVADSFYYFVRQPAIINSLPAGITEGINYVDDSTVILCLYAPYKDYVFAVGDFSDWEVDTFNYMYKTPDSSRYWIRLNHLVPSKEYIFQYFVDGELMIGDPYAEKVSDPWNDKYITADIYPGLISYPEGKTQGIATVFQTALQPYQWETTGFTSPHIIDLVIYELLVRDFTTNHTFQAIIDTLNYLKTLGVNAIELMPVMEFEGNISWGYNPSYYFAVDKYYGPKDKLKDLIDICHSKGIAVIFDIVLNHSFGQSPMVMLYWDKQNNRPTANSPWFNPIPKHDYNVGYDMNHESVDTRRFVDRVVKFWLNEYHADGFRFDLSKGFTQKNTLGNTAEWGHLDTSRITILKRIADSIWQAKSDAFVILEHFADNDEEKILANYGMLLWGNENGPYTQSSMGWMNNSDFSWASYKARGWNEPHAVVYMESHDEERMMYKNITWGNSSGEYQIKDTATALQRTELDALFFFTIPGPKMMWQFGELGYDYSIDYNGRLGLKPVRWDYYGEWRRKYLHDVFATLIALKKEQKVFESSNFTLSLSGAMKRINITDVPMSLTILGNFGLTDGSADPNFQHTGTWYEYFTRDSITVTDVQSPITLQHGEYRLYTDIKLAKPDLNTGIDNENHLSCTADCRLLTIFPNPTAGGVNFEIKIEGMANVRLEIYDLMGRRVRLLLNENAITGSQIIYWDGRKDDDGKVDAGVYFYRLIVNQKPETGKIIFAN